In Syntrophorhabdaceae bacterium, a single window of DNA contains:
- the fmt gene encoding methionyl-tRNA formyltransferase produces MRVAYLGSSSFSVPPLRSILSDVALVITKKAKPKGRGYLLENNEVKQIALESGIPFVEIDSFRDDAAQQLREYAPDLLVVASFGLMVPRWALLLPSMGPLNIHPSLLPKYRGPSPIQWAIWNGESETGITFIRMNEKMDEGDILYQTHVGIEPGENAVSLSERLSRKAAEILPGFIDNPENREMGAGIVQNSEEATYTPIITKEMGKIDWSLGALEITRQIRALAGWPTAFTFLDGLLLKIFDADIYDPAAAGEPGLITGLRKEGFLVSTPNGTVVVYEVQLENKRRMNAYQFAQGYRTLINKQLGERG; encoded by the coding sequence GTGAGGGTCGCCTATTTGGGGTCATCGAGTTTCTCAGTACCTCCTCTAAGGTCCATTCTTTCCGATGTCGCATTGGTGATCACTAAGAAAGCCAAACCTAAAGGGCGCGGATATCTCCTTGAGAATAATGAAGTGAAGCAGATCGCATTAGAATCGGGAATTCCCTTTGTCGAGATAGATTCCTTCAGGGACGATGCCGCACAACAACTCAGGGAGTACGCTCCCGACCTTCTGGTGGTCGCGTCATTCGGCCTTATGGTCCCCCGGTGGGCCCTCCTCCTCCCTTCCATGGGCCCCCTGAATATTCATCCCTCTCTTCTGCCGAAATACAGAGGTCCTTCGCCCATTCAGTGGGCGATCTGGAACGGTGAGAGCGAAACCGGGATCACCTTCATACGAATGAATGAAAAGATGGACGAAGGCGACATTCTCTATCAGACCCATGTGGGGATTGAGCCGGGCGAAAATGCAGTGAGCCTGTCGGAGCGGCTCTCTCGTAAGGCCGCCGAGATACTCCCCGGGTTCATCGACAATCCGGAGAACCGGGAAATGGGTGCCGGCATTGTTCAGAATTCCGAAGAGGCCACCTATACTCCCATTATTACCAAGGAGATGGGGAAGATCGACTGGAGTCTCGGCGCCCTCGAGATTACCAGACAGATCAGGGCACTAGCGGGCTGGCCCACTGCGTTTACCTTTCTTGACGGACTCCTCCTCAAGATTTTTGACGCAGATATCTATGATCCGGCTGCCGCGGGCGAACCGGGTCTCATAACGGGATTGAGAAAAGAGGGATTTCTTGTCTCCACGCCGAATGGTACGGTTGTTGTATACGAAGTTCAACTGGAGAACAAGAGGAGGATGAATGCCTATCAGTTTGCCCAGGGCTATAGGACCCTTATTAATAAACAACTGGGAGAGCGGGGTTAA
- a CDS encoding LysM peptidoglycan-binding domain-containing protein, protein MKRLCIAFVILVFLAGCAGTGKVATTDHVSRQQDSDLPATDLIKPSKLEGAIAGDRKKPKSKSKVRFGVPDDDEDITSLLEHDDFKDFDLPIVFNDAVKYYVLYFTNGKKKVFANWLKKSRRYVPMIKVILKEHGLPEDLVYLAMIESGFNPKAYSPAKACGPWQFIYETGGRYGLRVNFWIDERRDPEKSTVAAAKYLTDLFNQFGHWYLAAAGYNAGERRVEKAIEKHNTNDFWELSKYNALPRETREYIPRLIAASIIAKDPERFGFGNIQYDEPLTFVEVKVPGATLLTAIARANSMDVGALKSLNPELLRGLTPPYSDEYKIKLPARTNVERFLAKLETSSVDERKIRDVIVYKVKKKDTVAKVLKKYGVTMEELYMVNECDDRLKIKPGMVLNIPTFSSPSPDSTIKAASVVSPVREVGALPESPRVKQTKAEILTEPVIQKQAEKPGMTRGYHVVKKGETLSGISNMHGVDTASLISFNDLKGGKVYPNMKLRLASSDSRKKKEASPRVKLHTVKKGETLAQISGKYGVSVASIKSVNNLKDGRIHASMTLKIVSDRG, encoded by the coding sequence ATGAAGAGGCTTTGTATTGCGTTCGTTATCCTCGTTTTTTTGGCAGGCTGTGCCGGCACCGGAAAGGTAGCCACTACCGACCATGTCTCACGACAGCAGGATTCCGACCTTCCCGCCACGGACCTTATAAAACCTTCCAAACTCGAAGGGGCGATAGCAGGGGATCGAAAGAAGCCAAAGTCAAAATCCAAGGTAAGGTTCGGGGTTCCCGATGATGACGAGGATATCACCTCTCTTCTGGAACACGATGATTTCAAGGATTTTGATCTTCCGATTGTATTCAATGATGCGGTGAAGTATTACGTCCTCTACTTCACCAATGGGAAAAAGAAGGTCTTCGCCAATTGGCTCAAGAAGTCCCGCCGCTACGTCCCTATGATAAAAGTGATTCTCAAAGAGCACGGCCTCCCCGAGGACCTGGTGTATCTCGCCATGATAGAAAGCGGTTTCAATCCGAAGGCGTACTCTCCTGCGAAAGCGTGCGGTCCCTGGCAGTTCATCTACGAAACAGGCGGCAGATATGGACTCAGGGTTAACTTCTGGATAGATGAAAGAAGAGACCCTGAGAAATCGACTGTGGCGGCTGCCAAATATTTGACGGACCTTTTTAACCAGTTCGGCCACTGGTATCTTGCGGCAGCGGGATACAACGCCGGAGAAAGGCGCGTGGAGAAAGCTATCGAGAAGCACAATACCAATGATTTTTGGGAATTATCCAAATATAACGCCCTACCGAGGGAGACCAGAGAGTATATCCCCCGGCTTATCGCCGCCTCTATCATTGCAAAAGACCCGGAAAGGTTCGGTTTCGGAAATATCCAGTATGATGAGCCCCTTACCTTCGTGGAAGTAAAAGTGCCGGGGGCTACCCTTCTCACCGCAATAGCGAGGGCAAATTCAATGGACGTCGGGGCTTTAAAATCCCTGAACCCGGAGCTATTGCGGGGCCTTACCCCTCCTTATTCCGACGAATATAAAATCAAGCTTCCTGCCAGAACAAACGTGGAGCGGTTTTTGGCGAAGCTCGAGACGTCGTCGGTAGACGAGAGAAAGATAAGAGACGTAATCGTCTACAAGGTCAAGAAAAAGGATACGGTCGCAAAGGTATTGAAGAAATATGGAGTTACCATGGAAGAGCTCTATATGGTGAACGAATGCGACGACCGTTTGAAGATAAAACCGGGTATGGTGCTGAATATCCCGACATTTTCATCGCCATCCCCTGACAGCACGATCAAAGCCGCCTCGGTCGTCTCTCCGGTTCGGGAAGTCGGCGCACTCCCGGAATCCCCTCGCGTGAAACAGACGAAGGCCGAAATACTTACAGAGCCGGTAATACAGAAGCAGGCGGAGAAGCCGGGCATGACGAGAGGTTATCACGTGGTAAAAAAAGGCGAGACCCTTTCAGGGATATCGAACATGCACGGCGTCGATACGGCGAGTCTCATATCCTTCAACGACTTGAAGGGCGGGAAAGTTTACCCGAACATGAAGCTCAGACTTGCAAGCAGCGATAGCAGGAAAAAGAAGGAGGCCTCTCCCAGGGTCAAACTTCACACGGTGAAGAAGGGAGAGACCCTCGCGCAGATATCCGGTAAATATGGCGTGAGCGTCGCAAGTATCAAATCGGTGAATAACTTAAAAGATGGTAGAATCCATGCGAGCATGACGCTCAAGATAGTGTCCGACCGCGGATGA